The genomic DNA TCCTCGTCCGGCGAGTAGCTGGCGAACACCACCTCGGGGATGCCGTCGCCCGAGAGGTCGGCCGCGATGACGCCGCCCGTGAGCACGCGGTCGCTCTGCGTGTAGGCGTAGACCCAGACCTGCTCGCCGCGCGCGTTCACCGCGTGGATGCGCCCGTCGAAGCCCGCGAAGAGCACCTCGAGGCCCGCGCTGGCCGGGTCGAGGTCCAGCACCGCGACGCTGTTGTTCTGGCCCACCACGTTGGTGCCGTCGAAGTCCCACAGGCCCGCGCGGTAGTCGGGCACGTGGTAGGGCGTGAGCCAGTTGGCCGGGCGCGTGCCGTCGGGGTTCACCACCCACAGCGCCACGCCCTGCAGGCGGTCGCTCTGCGCCGCGTTCTGCACGCTGCCCAGCACGATGAGCTCGCGCCCGCCCACGCCGTCCAGGTTGGCCACCACCGGCGAGCTGTTGGTGAAGTGCGCCTGGAGCGCGGTCTGCTCCATCTCGGCGTAGCCCTGCTGGGCCTCGGCGTAGTCGTGCAGGAAGCGCACCCCCAGCACCTTGGTGCGGTCCTCGAAGATGCTGGCCGCGTCGAAGGCGCGCCCCGTGCCGTCGTGGATGCTCAGGTAGGCGTTGTCGTGCGGCACCACCACGTCCACCACGTCGTCGCCGTTCAAGTCGCCGAGGCCCACGTTCTGGTCGAACGCGCCCGTCACGTAGCAGGCCTCGTCGCAGCCCGACGCGCCCGTGGTGTTGGGCGGGAAGCCGGCCACCGCGTTGCCGTTGGCCTCCACCGCGAACACCACGTCGCGGAAGGCACCGCTCTCGAGGCGCTGCGTGGTGCTGGCCACCAGCTCGAACGCGCCGTCGCCGTCGATGTCGCCCGCGGCCAGGCTGCGCAGCTCGTCGCGCACGTCGGTGGGGAAGCCCGGCAGGCCGTTGCCCGCGGCGTCGTAGGCGTAGATCTGCCCGCGCGCCGCCACGGCCACCTCGAGCCCCGCCGTGCCGGGCAGGAGGTCCACCACCACGGGGCTGCTCCAGATGCGGCCTTCCACCTCGTGCTCGCGCAGCAGCGTGCCGTCGGCGTGCCAGACCTGCAGGCGGTCGTGGGGCGGGACGAGGATCTCCACCACGTCGTCGCCGTCGAGGTCCACCAGCGCGGGCGAGCCCGACCAGCCCTCGTGCCAGCGATCGAAGAGGGTGCGGATGAGCGTGGGCTCTGGGACGGTGGTGCTGCCCCCGCCGTTGGCCGCGTCGCAGCTGGCCGTGGGGAGGGGCGTGGGATCGCTGCCCAGGTCGCCGGGGCCGCTAGAGCCGCTGCTGCCGCAGCTGGCGATGCCGAGGGCGGTGGTGGTGGTGAGGGCGAAGAGGAGCGAGCGCGACATCCGGATACTGTTCCACGGGTGGGGATGGCGTGGGTAGAGTCCCTGGATGGGTTCGGGGGTGGGTGGCGTGGTCGCAGGCTAGGATGGGCAGCCACGGCTGGAAGCCGTGGGCAGCAGACCAGGCCTCGGCATGCTGAAAGTCCACCCCTGTCGGGGCGGACTACGTGGCGGAAAGCGGGGTGCGTTGGTCGCCGAGGTACCCGGACGCAGGGGGTGGTTCCGCTTCTGTGGGTTGGCGCGGGGATTGACGGCACCGGCGGGTCGCGTTAGACACCCGCCTCTCCTGGCCGAGTGGCGGAATGGCAGACGCGGCGGATTCAAAATCCGCTTTCTTCGGGAGTGCCGGTTCGAGTCCGGCCTCGGCTACCAAGGCTTGTTTTAGGGCGGTTCCAGCGATGGGACCGCCCTTCTTCTTGGGCGCGCTGGAGGAGCTGGGCCCCAATGGGGCCCCAATGGCCGGTTTTGGCACGGCTCGATTGGGTCCCAGGTGCTTGACCCGCGCCCTTTGGCGCGCAACGTTGAAGCGGCGCTGGAGACGGCGCACACGAGCCTCGGGCCCTATGCAGTCCCTCCCCTCCTTGCACGCCCGAGGCTCGACCTTTCTGGCCCCCGTTCACCTTCGCGTGAGCGGGGGCTTTCGTTTGCTCCCGAACGGCACGGCCGCAACGCCCGTACCTACAGGTCCAGCATCGCAAGCGAGCGGTCGGCTTCTTCCATCGCCGCGTCGAGTGCCGACGGATCTCCTGTCAGCTCGGCAAGAAGTGCGTCCGCCAGGTACACCACGGCCAGGCACTTTGCGCTGACGCTTTGGCGAGTCTGCACGATGTGGCCGAGTTCCACGCGATACTGCGAGTCGACGCCGAGT from Sandaracinaceae bacterium includes the following:
- a CDS encoding VCBS repeat-containing protein, with product MSRSLLFALTTTTALGIASCGSSGSSGPGDLGSDPTPLPTASCDAANGGGSTTVPEPTLIRTLFDRWHEGWSGSPALVDLDGDDVVEILVPPHDRLQVWHADGTLLREHEVEGRIWSSPVVVDLLPGTAGLEVAVAARGQIYAYDAAGNGLPGFPTDVRDELRSLAAGDIDGDGAFELVASTTQRLESGAFRDVVFAVEANGNAVAGFPPNTTGASGCDEACYVTGAFDQNVGLGDLNGDDVVDVVVPHDNAYLSIHDGTGRAFDAASIFEDRTKVLGVRFLHDYAEAQQGYAEMEQTALQAHFTNSSPVVANLDGVGGRELIVLGSVQNAAQSDRLQGVALWVVNPDGTRPANWLTPYHVPDYRAGLWDFDGTNVVGQNNSVAVLDLDPASAGLEVLFAGFDGRIHAVNARGEQVWVYAYTQSDRVLTGGVIAADLSGDGIPEVVFASYSPDEDVSHLFVLDAGGNLLHQLPLPGRGAMPIPSIGDVNGNGTLEIVVSLKDGVDGERQTLIYEVAGSSTNCLPWPTARGNLRRDGYVPPPPPAPRGPQRCRGTPRVGSWVRERSRRTGRTTSTGRSSRSSPWCPSPSPSRSCRSWATRSTSAAPPSRWPSWPRGSAQTPATSPSRAAARSTSRPTSSPPPPTAASRRWSSSCPWCRSTGSRGSPSRSCCTSTAASPTTPRWTAP